The following proteins are encoded in a genomic region of Gossypium hirsutum isolate 1008001.06 chromosome D05, Gossypium_hirsutum_v2.1, whole genome shotgun sequence:
- the LOC107902914 gene encoding uncharacterized protein: MVCFCFLVDQRWKLTGTKPVAGTCSRCGGGASVGDMKTITRFCYVPFYWKSWKAIICTFCGAILKSYR, from the coding sequence ATGGTGTGCTTCTGTTTCTTGGTGGACCAAAGGTGGAAGCTGACGGGTACTAAGCCAGTAGCCGGGACGTGCTCCCGGTGCGGCGGAGGAGCAAGCGTGGGAGACATGAAAACGATCACCAGGTTTTGTTATGTTCCGTTCTATTGGAAATCATGGAAAGCTATAATATGCACATTTTGTGGAGCTATTCTTAAATCTTACAGATGA